A window of Streptomyces marispadix contains these coding sequences:
- a CDS encoding carbohydrate ABC transporter permease yields the protein MRVWAGLWPNATALVLFAFFVFPVYWMFNTAFKPDRDVLSDTPVWFPSRPTLDHFATAVQADNFLTLVRNSVTVTLLAVGFALLVALFAAFALARMRFAGRRSIVLIFMIAQMAPWEVMVIAVYMTVRDAEMLDSLVPLTLFYTAMVLPLTVLTLRGYVAAVPKELEESAMVDGCGRAQAFRRVIFPLLAPGLMATSLFGFITAWNEFPMVLILNKDAGAQTLPLWLSGFQTAFGDDWGATMAAASLFALPVLLLFLYLQRKAVSGLTAGAVKG from the coding sequence GTGCTCTTCGCGTTCTTCGTCTTCCCCGTGTACTGGATGTTCAACACGGCGTTCAAACCGGACCGGGACGTCCTCAGCGACACCCCGGTCTGGTTCCCGTCACGTCCCACGCTCGACCACTTCGCCACCGCGGTCCAGGCCGACAACTTCCTCACGCTGGTGCGCAATTCGGTCACCGTGACGCTGCTCGCCGTCGGATTCGCGCTGCTCGTCGCGCTCTTCGCCGCGTTCGCTCTCGCGCGCATGCGCTTCGCGGGACGCAGAAGCATCGTGCTGATCTTCATGATCGCGCAGATGGCGCCCTGGGAGGTCATGGTCATCGCCGTCTATATGACCGTGCGCGACGCGGAGATGCTCGACAGCCTCGTACCGCTCACGCTCTTCTACACCGCGATGGTGCTGCCGCTGACGGTGCTGACGCTGCGCGGCTACGTCGCCGCCGTACCGAAGGAACTGGAGGAGTCGGCGATGGTGGACGGCTGCGGACGCGCACAGGCGTTCCGCAGGGTGATCTTCCCGCTGCTCGCCCCCGGGCTCATGGCCACCTCGCTCTTCGGATTCATCACCGCCTGGAACGAGTTCCCGATGGTGCTCATCCTCAACAAGGACGCGGGAGCCCAGACCCTTCCGCTGTGGCTGTCGGGATTCCAGACGGCGTTCGGGGACGACTGGGGCGCCACCATGGCCGCCGCGTCCCTGTTCGCGCTGCCCGTACTGCTGCTCTTCCTCTACTTGCAGCGGAAGGCCGTCAGCGGGCTCACGGCCGGTGCCGTGAAGGGATAG